The Triticum aestivum cultivar Chinese Spring chromosome 7B, IWGSC CS RefSeq v2.1, whole genome shotgun sequence genome window below encodes:
- the LOC123161073 gene encoding uncharacterized protein, whose protein sequence is MAAIATHVHHPPAALSRCGPPSNPFLRFAPSPSVFLRSRAAATPPLAHIGARGKDDDPISYPEPRNSSLGLSPLLVAVAAAATPQAALALSGGSCGGCDDSSSSSSSSSSSSSSSSCDDSTTDSIDWSSTSFSSKPKKKEGAEATHESVGTPAAPPFGLSSDQWFWGTFALGSAGVVALFVALQKLLGEKTAVVKFQVALRDTAMVKSLQKDLNSIAERVEGSNRWWYKFILTETMFSLRRHQHCCISSCLSVVTTNMEGSWKEHFDRISAEERSKFDEETLSNSDGVKQKKTYSMKTDGSRNEYIVVTILVAANGTINLPVAIKSPADLEAVVARLNSMPASELRGVRVMWTPQDADDVLSEERMRKDYPYLKPLA, encoded by the exons ATGGCGGCGATCGCCACCCATGTGCACCATCCACCGGCAGCCCTCTCACGCTGCGGGCCGCCGTCCAACCCCTTCCTCCGCTTCGCCCCCTCGCCGTCCGTGTTCCTCCGGTCCCGCGCCGCGGCGACGCCTCCGCTGGCCCACATCGGCGCGCGCGGCAAGGATGACGACCCCATCTCCTACCCGGAGCCCCGTAACAGCTCTCTCGGTCTCTCCCCCCTGCTCGTCGCCGTGGCAGCGGCGGCGACCCCGCAGGCCGCGCTGGCCTTGTCCGGCGGCTCCTGCGGCGGGTGTGACGACTCCTCCagttcgtcgtcctcctcctcttcctcttcctcgtcctcgtcctGCGATGACTCCACTACCGACTCCATAGATTGGTCATCCACGTCCTTCTCCTCTAAgccgaagaagaaggagggggccgaGGCGACTCACGAGTCAGTCGGCACGCCGGCGGCTCCTCCGTTTGGCTTGAGCTCTGACCAGTGGTTCTGGGGCACCTTCGCCTTGGGATCCGCCGGCGTCGTTGCCTTATTCGTCGCCTTGCAGAAACTGCTGGGCGAGAAGACCGCCGTTGTTAAGTTCCAG GTTGCGCTGCGTGATACGGCGATGGTAAAATCACTCCAAAAGGATCTGAATTCCATTGCTGAGAGGGTGGAGGGTTCGAACCGATGGTGGTACAAGTTCATATTGACCG AGACCATGTTTTCCTTACGCCGTCACCAGCATTGCTGCATCTCTTCATGCTTATCA GTTGTCACGACAAACATGGAGGGTTCTTGGAAGGAGCATTTTGACAGGATTTCTGCAGAGGAGAGGAGCAAATTTGATGAAGAAACACTTTCAAACTCGGACGGGGTCAAACAAAAGAAAACCTACTCCATGAAAACAGATGGCAGCAGAAACGAGTACATAGTG GTAACCATTCTCGTTGCTGCTAATGGAACAATAAACCTCCCCGTGGCTATCAAAAGCCCTGCAGATCTGGAAGCAGTAGTGGCAAGGCTTAACTCTATGCCTGCAAGTGAACTAAGG GGTGTTCGAGTCATGTGGACCCCTCAAGATGCGGATGACGTTCTCTCGGAAGAGAGGATGCGGAAGGATTACCCATACCTGAAGCCCCTTGCGTGA
- the LOC123161761 gene encoding protein PLASTID MOVEMENT IMPAIRED 2-like: protein MARAELESTKGESLQFTASMERTRTEAARLAEEIGRLEEQKKKAGAQVRQLEAALRDAKCRLGAVTAVDEMDGEILADLEATLRQLEEETEAAEKEKALMEQEGQCVLDDADSVDAEIAAAEQRIRGSIRELEAARASEATVTGRLRAAVDGTAVERASMAPRRSGNVTLPRFEYEYLTGRAEVVRAVADKKVAAAEAWVEVRRAGEKEMSMRAEAIERELGIELHVVDDESAAGQQRPRDGLQRAHTSRRAAMVKGSSVATSRRKTMPPSPSPPPSLLARHPRAQSLAVRSCLKLVGGKRTRL, encoded by the coding sequence ATGGCGCGGGCGGAGCTCGAGTCCACCAAAGGAGAGAGCCTCCAGTTCACGGCGTCCATGGAGCGCACGCGCACGGAGGCGGCGCGCCTCGCCGAGGAGATCGGCCGGCTGGAGGAGCAGAAGAAGAAGGCCGGAGCGCAGGTGCGGCAGCTGGAGGCCGCGCTGCGCGACGCCAAGTGCCGGCTGGGCGCCGTCACGGCCGTCGACGAGATGGACGGCGAGATCCTCGCCGACCTGGAGGCGACGCTGCGGCAGCTGGAGGAGGAGACCGAGGCGGCAGAGAAGGAGAAGGCGCTGATGGAGCAGGAGGGCCAGTGCGTCCTGGACGACGCGGACAGCGTGGACGCCGAGATCGCCGCCGCCGAGCAGAGGATCAGGGGCTCGATCagggagctggaggcggcgagggcgtcggAGGCCACGGTGACGGGGAGGCTGAGGGCCGCCGTCGATGGCACGGCGGTGGAGAGGGCGTCCATGGCGCCGCGGAGGTCCGGGAACGTGACGCTCCCGAGGTTCGAGTACGAGTACCTGACCGGCCGCGCCGAGGTGGTCCGCGCGGTCGCTGACaagaaggtggcggcggccgaggcGTGGGTGGAGGTGCGGCGGGCCGGCGAGAAGGAGATGAGCATGCGCGCCGAGGCGATCGAGAGGGAGCTCGGGATTGAATTACATGTCGTGGACGACGAGAGCGCGGCGGGGCAGCAGAGGCCGCGCGACGGCTTACAGCGCGCGCACACGTCGAGAAGAGCCGCGATGGTGAAAGGCTCATCGGTGGCGACGTCAAGAAGGAAGACGATGCcaccgtcgccatcgccgccgccgtcacTGTTGGCGCGGCACCCACGGGCGCAGTCGCTCGCCGTAAGAAGCTGCCTGAAGCTCGTCGGCGGGAAACGCACGAGGCTGTAA
- the LOC123161409 gene encoding putative cyclin-dependent kinase F-2: MAASAGKKEAAWPATMARYERLEKLGAGINGEVFKAWDTQDNLIVAVKRLSGSGDDGFIISGLPEVMREAMCLGACRSIPSIVQHRRTYADACSETGDSFIVMDYVGRLNLRGYMQRRVRLRRAFSEDEVRRIMKQLVEGVKAVHGVDILHLDIKPENVLLDDGTEDRTQRPKKGAVEADVRGEVKDNRIVYKIGGFGMSTKGRGKKQPEVIILTPYSAPELLLHSREYDDRVDTWGLGCIMADLLSGTGASMFDGESDIEIMAKVFGIVGTEGIKEWSGYSGLAADQKSKLPGKGGVSRLRQKFPSRKLSSAGFEVLSGLLESNPEKRLTAAEALQKPWFGKQRRGFAGFFKSCMVGVLPEI, translated from the coding sequence ATGGCAGCTTCCGCCggaaagaaagaggccgcctggcctgCCACCATGGCGCGGTACGAGCGGCTCGAGAAGCTGGGAGCGGGCATCAACGGGGAAGTGTTCAAGGCGTGGGACACCCAGGACAACCTGatcgtcgccgtcaagcggctcaGCGGGAGCGGCGACGACGGCTTCATTATCTCCGGCCTACCGGAGGTCATGCGGGAGGCCATGTGCCTGGGAGCCTGCCGCAGCATCCCCTCGATCGTGCAGCATCGCCGGACCTACGCTGACGCATGCTCCGAGACCGGCGACTCCTTCATCGTGATGGACTACGTCGGGCGCCTCAACCTACGCGGCTACATGCAGCGCCGGGTCCGTCTTCGTCGGGCGTTCTCCGAGGACGAGGTGCGCCGGATCATGAAGCAGCTCGTGGAGGGGGTGAAGGCCGTGCACGGCGTGGACATCCTGCACCTCGACATCAAGCCGGAGAACGTGCTCCTCGACGACGGCACAGAGGACAGGACGCAGAGGCCCAAGAAGGGGGCCGTGGAAGCCGATGTTCGCGGCGAGGTCAAGGACAACCGCATAGTCTACAAGATCGGCGGTTTCGGGATGTCCACGAAAGGGCGGGGAAAGAAGCAGCCGGAGGTGATTATTCTGACGCCGTACAGCGCGCCGGAGCTCCTGCTGCACTCGCGCGAGTACGACGATCGCGTGGACACGTGGGGGCTGGGATGCATAATGGCCGACCTCCTCTCGGGCACCGGCGCCTCCATGTTCGACGGCGAGTCGGACATAGAGATCATGGCTAAAGTGTTTGGCATCGTCGGCACGGAGGGGATCAAGGAGTGGTCTGGATACTCGGGGCTAGCGGCAGATCAGAAGTCGAAGCTGCCGGGGAAGGGGGGCGTCAGCCGCCTTCGGCAAAAGTTTCCCAGTCGCAAGTTGTCGTCGGCCGGGTTCGAGGTGCTCAGCGGGCTGCTGGAGAGCAACCCGGAGAAGCGGCTTACCGCAGCGGAGGCGCTTCAGAAGCCTTGGTTCGGCAAACAACGACGTGGCTTTGCTGGTTTCTTCAAGTCGTGCATGGTTGGAGTCCTACCGGAGATTTAG